The genome window GCTCGTCTTTGCGTCCAGTGAATTTGGAGATTTTGAGTCATGCAACCATCACATCTATTGTTGGCGGTCTACCTCCAGGTTCAAGTAGCTGTTGTTTCCTCGCTGGACGGATACTGGCATGCTCCATAGGCGGCATGGTAGTATCATCATGCAGGTCAGTGCTGAGTTTGTTTGGCGCTTTATACAACGATTTCAGCGCTGCGAGGGCAGCATCTAGCTCTTGGTGGTTTGAGTTCTCGGAGACCGACGCGTTGAAAACGCTTAAATCGTCCAGGCTCATTGTGACGTATCGAAGGTACTCTGCTTGGCTGGGGTAGATGTTGTGTGAGGTGAGTGATGTCAGAGTGCGTCGATGTTTGTTTGGAAGGCGCGGCCCAGCACGCAGCTGGAGGCAAGAGCAACTTGGGACTGCGGTCACACAAAACACTGCACTCACATACACGTTCACCTCACTATGCACAGATGATTTCTAATCGTATAATGCGATCATGACACAGACGAATGGCAAACCAGCTCTTCACGGTGAAAGCAATCAGCCATGGAGTTTAGCGCTAGCGCTTGCGCTAGCGCGAGCGCGTAGGTTGTTGGCTGGAGATCTGCCCACTACTACACATATTGCAACGACCATCACCTGCACCACGTTCATCCACCATGGGTAAAGTATTCTCTAAAGACGCTGGACTGACAGGCAAATCAATCGAGAAGTACTACCACGACCTTGCGAGGGACCATGCGGCCCGCGCAGCTGCAGACCAGAAAGCCAAAGGTCAAGCTGGAAACGAGGATACTGTCAACAGAGACTTCGAGGACGAGAATCTGACTAGAAAGGCGTCTGGAAGTATCCAACACGACGATCCAGTCTCTGAGATCATCCGTACCGCAAACGTCGCGCCGGAAGCTCAGTACGAAGCTAGCGCCCATCTCAGCACAGCTCTGCGCGCCTTGaataagaaggagatggACACCTTTCAGCACTCGATGGGCGCCCTGATGAAGCTTGGCGTCGATGTGAAGGTTGTGGGCAGGAAGACGCTAGAATGGGTGAAAGCACATCCCTGGGAGACAGCTGCCATCATCAATCCGCTCATTCTCCTCGCCTGCACTCCATTTATCCTCGGCGCTGTGGGGTTTACGTCTAGTGGTATCGCAGCAGGTAAAGTTTCTCCGATAGGCTCGGCTTATGCATGAATAACTCTTAGCCAGGAAGTATCGCTGCAGGCATCCATGCCGGTATTGGCAGCGTCGCAGCGGGCTCAGCGTTCGCAACGCTCACAAGTGCGGCCATGGGAGGCTACGGGGCGATTATCGTGTTTGGTGGCGTGTGGGCAGTGCCGACTGCTGTTCTGGGAATGGTTGCGATCTGGAAGCGCTGGAAGGGTGGTAGGTCCAAGCAAGAGTAGATGCAGGACGAGGGCGAGACAACGAATGACGTCGACGATGGTTGAGGATCCATTTCAGATGGTGGCCCAGGTGCCATTGACGATGGTTAAGGATCCAATTCAAACGGTGACCCAGGTGCCATTCCAGATGCCGTCCGTTTTGCAACCAGCGCAATTTACATGGTCGCATCCAGTTGGTTTCGTGAAGTCGTACTCCTCCCACGTGATCGCCTCTTCCTCATCCACCTCGCCCATTACGACATCCTCGCCTTGCTGCGTGTCTGACTGCGGCGCTTGCACCGTCTCGATCACAGCAACAGCCTCGGCCTTGACAGGCTCTTCCCCTTTCccatcctcctccttcttctccgccTCCTTCCCCACCGCAGTCCCCACCTTCTTGAAGCCGCCGCCGATCTTGGTGAAGCCCTTGCCAAGCCCGCCACTCGCAGCCGCGGCGCCAATCTTGGTGAAGCGACTCCCGCTGCCCGTCTTGCCGCCCTTGGTGCCCTCGATGCGCTGCAGCTCGAGGCCCTGCTTTGGCTTTGCGCCCTCGGCGTCGTTGCTGGCGGTCAGCTTCTTCATGTCAGCCAGGCGCTGGCGGTGGTTGTGGTCGTAAGAGCGCAGGTGGTTCTCGTAGTCGAGCTGGCGCGGGTAGCCCTTGTCGCAGATGGCGCAGTTGAAGAGGCGCATGGCGTTGGGGACGGGGTTGTTGCGTGGAGGCATCTTGGCAGCGTGTACGGCTGGTTGTGTAAGATGGGTGTTGTCGTCGGTGCACGTTTATTGGTTACGAGGGGCGTTGTCGTCGATGCACGTCGGCTGGTTAAGATGGGTGTTGTCGTCGATGCACGTCTATTGGTTACGATGGGTGTTGTCGTCGATGCACGTCTATTGGTTACGATGGGTGTTGTCGTCGATGCATGTCTGTGGGTTAAGAAAGGGAGTTGTAGTTGTGGTTGTAGTCGATGCACGTCGTCGTGGTGAGGCTTGCCTACCCCAGCCTCGGCCGCGCATCGACGGCCGACCCACACCGCACATGACCGAATCAACGTCGATTGAATCAGCAACTTCACCGCTTCACCGTCACATCCACCATGGCGACCCAACCGCCCGCGCTGCCCACGCTCGCCGATGAGGAGGCCGGCGTCATGGGCCTGACCGAGGTCGAGCCAAGCCCCGTCGACGAGACGCCCGCGGAATGCAAAGACGGCTACTTTCCCTCGAAGCCCGACCATGGCGGCAATGGCGGCAGTGGCGGTGCGAGTGCTGATGCGCCCGAAGAGCTTGGGCTGCCGCGGCGCACGACGACGTCGTTGGGGCTGGGCGGGAGCCATGGGCCCGTGTGGTGGTGTACGTCGACGTCTCGTTCACACAAGCCCACAGAGAAGCTGACACGCATCAGTGACCAGAGTCCAAAAGTACTCGTCGTACGCATTCGGCGTCTTCACCGCCTTCCACGTCGCCAACACGTCCCTGCTCCCCCTCGCCACACGCTCTGTGCCCGAGGCGAACCGCTACCTCCTGCTCACACGGCCCTACTACCAGTCCAGCATCGCCGAACCCATCGTCGTCGCGCTGCCACTCCTCGCGCACATCACCAGCGGCATCGCTCTGCGCCTGTACCGCCGGCGGCAGGCCCTGCAGCGCTACGGCGCCGAGACACGCACCGACAAGCGCTCCATACCCTGGCCCGTTCTATCAGGCACCTCACTCCTCGGCTACATTCTCCTTCCGCTAGCCTCGTTCCACGTTTGGACTACGCGCATCCTGCCGCTGTACATGCACGGCGACAGCAGCCTCATCTCGCTCTCCTACATCAGCCATGGCTTCGCAACCCACCCTTTCCTGTCCTTCGCCGGCTTCTCCGCCCTCGTCGGCACGGGCGTCTGGCATTTTGTCTGGGGCGCTGCGCAGTGGCTAGGACGGAAGCCAAGCCAGGTCTCGCCCTACTCGGAACACAAAGATCTCGACAAGAAAAGGCGCTGGTACGCCATCAACGGCGTTGCCGCGGCCGTCGCCGCGCTCTGGCTAGCTGGGGGGTTGGGCGTTGTGGGCCGCGCAGGGAAGACGGTCGGCTGGATTGGGAAGGAGTTTGATGATTTGTACAGACAGATCCCGTTCATGCATAGTCCATGAAGACGGTGGTCTTGTACATGAAAAGATAGGCACGCTTGAAATTGTCTGGCATCGTTAGCTGGCACCATGTGTTTGTAGTATACCCCTAGAATGCTAAAATAGACTTCCACTGACACCGGGTTTGGATGATAGGTTATGCACTGCATGTTGGGAACCACACAGAGAGCTCGTCGACCGTGATGAGGGGGAGCTCGTCACATGCACAGTGGCGATCCAGCAGTCCACTCCACATGACACCTAACCAACACAGGCATACAAGCCATATTGCACCATTCTCCCGGCGCGGACTGGGTGAACGAAGATACCTGTCTTCGCCATATTGTCCAAGCTGCAAGAAGCACCGGTCTGATTGTTTGTTGTCTTTGAAGTGTGCTAATTCTTGTGTCAGCTACCACCAAGTCCAAAATAGACTTTGTATCACGCTGATGACGTAAAATGATCACATAATAACTGCTCTCCACTGTCCCATGTGGTGTGTATTGCCTCATGATTTGGAACATAACAGCCCATGTTCACTTGAGGTCGGTCAATAGGCGCACTGTACCCAGTCAGATGAGCCCTTCTATCATGGATTCTTGATCGAGAATCACGTGGCGTTCTGGGGCCGTATGGAAGCGCCTGGAAGTATTCAAGAATGCACACGCGTTGCTCTGGTCAGTAGTACCAAGAACAGCTGCGTTAGAAATCAACGACTATTTTAAAGACTGACAGCGTACGATTGTTTCAGCTTTCTAGGGGCTTAGTTCGGTTATGGACGATCCGGGGAAGGCTGACGTTATGTCCACGCGGCTGCGATTGGATCTCATAGGCTTGAAGTGGCAGCATTGTCAGCGGCCAAGACTTGGAGGATGAGCAGCTGTGCGCAGTCACTCTTTGCTCAACACTGTGTAAGCGGTGAATATGTATAGCGACAGCAGAAAATGTGTGCGCCACCATAGATGACGTGAAGCTGGCTTCTATAAAACAATGAGGTTGCCGCTGTCCAACATCTCCCCATCACACCGAATCACTCACCAACACACTCAGTCACAgatttctctttcttctgtTTCTTTCCCTTAGTCtatcttctttctatctTCTTAGAAATCAAAAACAAAACCCCAAACTCCATCAACATGCAGTACTCTACCATCTTGCTCAGCGCTCTCTTTGCCACCTCTGCTATGGCACAACCAGCTCGTCGCCAAGCTTCAGACACCTCCATCAGAGTCCAACTCTCTGGACCCGGCGAGTTAGCAACTCAGACCGCTTTCGAGGAGGGCTCACGCCAAGTCAAGCGCCCTGTAGGCTCCAGCGGTCCCTATGACACTGTTGCTCTAGAAGTCGGCAAAGGCGTCAAGCAGCAAGGCCTCCGCTGCCAAGTACGCGACGAACATAACAAGCCCATTGTCGTTCTGCGCGGCGCCAACCGCGACACCACCTTCGCTGACGGCGATGCTGGATCCTGGTCCTTCGAGGGCGGCGCCCAGAACGTCATCGCCATCATCTGCGACCCAGCCTTCGTGAAGGGCATAGCGCCTCGCGCCAACAAGACCATTGTCAAGCAGCCCAAGATCAACGCCCGCATCTCCGGTCTCAGCGAGCTGGCACGTAACATCGCCTTCAACCAGGGTGGCCTTGTGCGCGAGGTCCAGCGCGTGGGTGGACCAGGCATCAACACTTTCGAGCTTACTCTTGACGCTGCGGTCAAGAAGCAGGATCTCAGGTGCCAGGTCCTTGACGCTGCCGGTGCGCCAGTCACTGGCAAGCGTGGTGCTAATGTCGACATCACTTTCGCTGACGGTGGAAATGGTCCCTGGACCTTCATCAACGCGCAGGGACAGAACATCAATGTTAACACCAGTGCTGTCATCTGCGACCCGGCTTTTGTCAAAGCCTCTGCCTAAGCGGTAGGTAGTTGCAGGATACCAGATAGGTTTCAAGATGGAATGTTGCATAGCGATGGATCTTTGGAGCCTTTAGACAGCGTTGTTTGTTTTTGATCTTCTTGATCAGTGTTTTGTTGCTTGGTACCTGGTCATCTTCTAGTCTAATACTTTACTTACATATAATGGCACCACTCGTTTGCCTCAGCTCTGTACTTGGACCATCCTTTGTCGCCAGAGAGTTATGCAATTGTCTGATATGACGCTGACGCGCTCTCAGTATACTGGGTGCACATCCTGAACCTTTACGTCTGCTTCAACTAGATGGCTGTCTGCTGAACCGAAGAATATGGGTGTGAAGTGCATGACATTACCAGGTCTAAAGATATGACCGCTTTGTGTCTCTCAACGGCGATTCTCGCTGGACCAGGCGAAATCTTCTGCCCTTCATTTAATCCGGACATGACTGAAGAGCGTCTTGCCAATACGACCATCTCAGCGCTCTCTCTGAGGGAGATATTCGACAACGTCAACGGAACCCAATCACGCACCTTCAGCATCTACCATTCCCATAACAAACTTGTTTTCTTCCCACCCTATGGTTTGTCCCTCGCTCTCACTATCTTCCTAGCCTTGGTAAGCTTCATCGCTCTATACATACGGAATCGCGGTATCTCAGCAATCAATGGCAGCCTTCTCCAGCTCCTCATGACGACTATCGGCCGCACATCACTCGACGCGATGCTTGCGAAAGGCCCGGGCACCATGTGTGGATACGAAAATGCATCGGCCGAGCTTGGGAAATGAAAGTTATGTCCGACACACTGATTGATGCGGACGATACGAAGGAGTTGCTTCCGAAGCAAGGTCAAACAGGCACAAATGGCATTCAGATGACTCTGGCTTCGGGCAAGTTAGGGCCGAGGGCCAGAAAGTGGGGGTTGAGGTTGCTTCTGGTGCTCATCTGTGCGATAGTGAAGGGACAGTATCGCCAAATGCGGGTTTCGCTAGGCCTTCCAAGAAGGGTGTATTCAGCTAGTCAGAACGAAGAAATACAGCTTAATGTAGGAGATGATGAAGAGCAGCCCATCCCTAGGCTCAACACTACAAGTTGCAACGTAGTAAGGGGCTTCCAAGTATATTTCGGATACAGCCATATGCCCAACGACAGATCTACCCAAGTTCAGGACGCTTAGTGTTACAACAAGGAAACATGCTCGATGTGCCTGCAATAACTAGCAGCTATCTGAGTCAATCGGTATTCTACAAATGCGCTAATTAAATGGGTTGCTGACTATTTGTACACGTGCTTTCTAACAAAAACCGGGGCTGTGTCTGGAGTAGAGATGTAAGTGAGGTGGTTTTCCTCTGCGGGCGCGCGAGGGCGGAACTTTGGGACGCTCCGTCACGCTACCGGTAGTCGCCATCGTACAACCTTAGCAATTTTCGGAGCGTTCTGCCTACCGAGACTGTGCATTGTCGGCTTTCCTTCTTGAAAACTAGCGCCGTACAAGCTCAAACGCCAAGGAAATGACACGCAGATTAAATAAGAATCTATCTGATCTTGCGCCAAATAGGCCTAGGTTGGTATGAGATATGGTGCAACACCACATACTAGCTCCTTCGTACCTATGGGGCTACCTGTGGAGTTTGTGCTTGTCTGGTGACGTCAATGAGTCTAGCAGTTTTGTCGGATATATAACAACGGTGACCATAAATGGGGAGCGCCGCCAACATATCCCATTTAAAGCGCACAGTCTGATCAACGAAATCAACTTAAAAAATCATGCCACTGAAAGTTATTGTCGTCGGTGCAGGTCTTGGAGGGCTGGCGACTGCCATTGCACTCACCAGAGCTGGACATGATGTCGATGTAAGCCATGATTTCGTCCCAGCCTTCTCTGCGCCCGGAATCTGACGTGGCAGCAGGTCTTCGAAAAGTCATCTTTTCACAATGAAGTTGGTGCAGCCATCCACCTTGCTCCGAACGCGACAAGAGTCCTGAAAAGTTGGGATTGCGATCTGGAGTCAATGGACCCCAGTCCATGCAATCATATTAGCCTTTGGAAGGCTAGCGGAGAATTCGTTACAGTAGCGGCAGTGACGAAGGATCTCCAGGCGAAGCTAGACATCAAAGACGAGTGGTTGCTCGTGCATCGCGTTGATCTGCACAACAAACTACGGGAACTAGCGGAAAAGGGGTTTGAGGCTAGGAAGCCAAGGCTTCATTTGTCTTGTGGTGTGAGTAGTGTGGTGAGTATCCTCTGTCACAATAGCCACTGTTGACTTGGCTGAATTGTAGACTAGGACGTGCAATCTGGCAAGGTAAAGCTGTATGATGGCAGGGAATTCCAAGCTGATCTAATTATAGGTGCAGATGGCGTACATGTAAGTCCGATTTGTCAATGCAGTCGGCCACACTGCCTCTAACACATCCGCAACAGTCTAAGACCGTGCGAGAAGTACAACCTGAGTCCCAAAAGAGAGTCAGCACTGGACAAAATTGTTTCCGCTTTCTTGTCCCTACAGAAAAGGCCATGCGCAACCCGTTGACTAAGAGTCTCATTGATCGGGTTGGCTTGGAATCACTTAATACTTTCGCTACAGAAGATTGTCGGATCATCTTGTACCCTTGCCGGTCTGGAAAACTCCTCAATCTTGCAGCGATATATCGTGGAGGAGATGAAGAAGTCGAAGAATCTTCCTGGCTAAATTCTGGTAGTAAGAGCAACCTTTTGGAAGTGGTCAAGGGCTTCAGCCCTGAGCTGCAAGAGCTATGTAACTTGGCCGAAGATGTAAAGCTATGGAGCCTCGCATCTAGGGATCCTCCGACTGTTTTTCATCGAGGTAGGCTTGGTCTGATTGGCGATGCGGCGCACCCTACGCTTCCCCGTAAGTAATCTCCGTGAGCTCGCAGCTGCAATAGAGCCCATACGCTGACTCCTGTTTGACAGACCAGGGACAAGGAGGTGCTCAAGCTTTTGAGGATGCGGCGGCGCTTGGAGCGCTGTTCACAGCAGACACAAAACCTGAACAGATCGAAGAGAAGCTGCGTCTCTACAATGAGATCCGCTACAAGCAGTCTGTCACTATCCTGTTTATGTCTAGAGTGGCCGACGGTGAGCGTAAACTGGTCATGGACGAGTTGCACCGATTCGTTCCCGATGCAGAATTGCCTGAAAACATGTGGCTTTTCGCCTGGAACTCATACCCTGCACGGGCAGCGGAAAAGGCATTATCGCTCGTGGAAGCCCATTAAGGCGGTAAAGTAGATCATGAATCCAAGGAAGTTTTCGACAGTTTAGTCTTCGCTCGAAGCGGCTCTACATGCAAGGTGAGACTGTGGGTAGTCCAGTGCGCACGGTCACTCCTAAGACTAATCAATCGCCGAACAAAGACTCGTTTTGTGTAGAATAAGGCACCGGCAATGTTTTGTTACTTTTGTAAACTGTGCAAATTTTCGCTTACAGATACCATGCTTGGTGCGGTGACAGTATCATCGAGCACGACTGTCGTTCCGTTAACAGGCCGTAGTCGTTCTCAAACTTTGTAGTCAGCTCGAAGGCCCGAGTGTCCGAACTTCCGAACTTTCGAAGGTGGAGTGAGTAATCGAACAAATCCGGCTGCACAACGAGGCGCGATTGCTCATTTCGAGCACTTGACGCTCATCATGAATTGAATAAAACTTCGAGGCTGTTGCCAAAATTCCAGACCAAGATATATTTTAGCAAATGCTTCACGTTATCGAGATTGACATGGAGATTGCGATGGCTAAGCGAGTCTTGGGAAAGCAGTAAGTCTTCAAGATCCCGCTCAGTTAATCGCTGACCCCTAGTACCTGCAATGCTCTTGTGCATAACCACATGGGAAGCAATGTCCTTATGCGTTCTGAGTGCTGAAATGTCAACTGTGATATGATGTATAGAGACTCTTGCTCATAGATTCAGTGCAAAATAACGGTGCAGAGCAGATTAACTGAGATAGCAACTGAGGGGTTTGTTAGCTCGGCGTTTGTCTGGATCCAGTACAGGAGAAAAAGTGGAATAAATTCGTGATATAAAAAGGCTGCTAGTCATGGATTTTCTATCCAATTTTCTATCTCTTTCCCTTCATTTCTCACTCCTATATTCCATATCACTGCTTCCGATGTGAGTTGAGTACCACATGTCCATCGTCGATGTTCGAAAAAGCTGTGCTTTCCATCTTTTCAATTTGCCTGAACAATGTACCAGGATGCACCACAGCAAAGTTAACAGCACTTGCAAGAAGAAGCGATGACGGAAGGCGTACATCAGCCACTCTGTATGCCAAATAAACCCTTCAGAACCCTGGGCAAACTCAACAAGCCAAAATATGCTTCAAGCGATTACTAAAACGCTGACCGCACACAGTGCCCACAGGTACTTTCTCCAATGCACCTATGACCTCTCAGATACCCCTGTGGACACATGATTGAGCCGTACGTGTTATACAGCAGCCATGAAAAGGAACAGATCAAAAGCGGCAAGTTGAACACCAATTTTATTTCGATAATTAGAATTCCCGATCTTGCCTCTTCTTCGCCGCTTGTCTGGGCTGCAGAACTAGCCATCTGGCATCTAAAAATTGCAAAGTCGAGAAGGATGTATTCCTTGGAAACTTACGTAGACTTCGTCAGACAATGGTTTGTAGCATTAAAAGAACGAGTTAGACGTCCAAGTGCCATGTATACTGTTGCAGCAAGGAAAGGTACTAATCTAAGGATCAGCATTAATTGGATGAGGTATGAAGTTCCATCGCGGAAAATGTCTTGAGCTTAGGCACGTCTGTAGTAGCCAGCGGTTCGCCTAGGAACGCGTTAGTGCCTGATTAGAGTGGTACGGAGTGATTTGAGCTATTCTACTTATGCATCCGAGAACAAAATGAACAAAATACTGATCAAGTGCAAGCGTGCTTCCCGTTGGTGGGAAAGAAGAGGGGTGGTAGAACACCGTCAACAGATAGACTTAAGGAGTAGAGAGGTTTCAAAACATAGTTGCAATAGATCTGTTGTACTTGGTGTATGATAGTcctggtgttggtgttgttgacTCCTATCCTCCCTTCTTATACTAGCACTGCCGGATACTCGGGCATCCCGAGTGACCGCCTTGGCAGTCACTCTGTGCACCGGCATAATACCAGCTACAGTACTTTAAAATAGACCAAAGTTAGCCTCTCCGCGAAGAATCAACAATAAGGAGGACATCACGTTGTGCGCAAGAACTTGATAAAGCCGTCAATGAGTACTCACAGTTCTTTAACGAACAGTAGAGGAAAAAATAAACCTTTTTTTGGTGGATGCAAGCTGTACTTATAGCCGTGGCAATGCTGTATCTACTTTCGCAGACTAGCGTTTTCGATCATCACGAAGCTCCTGACTAGTCAATCCATAATCATTCTTTGACTTGCCTAGCTCTGTAATAGAGTTTGTGGCGCAATAATCTATCTTATGTTCAAAATTGCTACCCCAATCATATAAGCTACCTTGGTGCTtaacagatagactactagaaCTAAGAGACATATGTCAACTTTTACAGTAGGGAAGAGAGAACTCAGAAGAAATCATGTCTTGATTTCGAGGGCAAGGGAAGTTTTCACAAGCGAAAAACATTTTGGAAGCGAAGTGCGTATCCTGAAAGTGGAGCGCATTATAAGAAAGATGTGTATCAAACACAAATTGTGCAACGAAGGTAAAACTGCTAGACTTGGTTGTTTTCTAATGATAGAGTACAATCATGTCGTTAGGTCTAGCATTACTCCAAGCATCCTCGGTGTACGAGCATAGAATTAGGTCAGCAACTCTGCGCCCTCTACTGAATACTGACCTCGCCGGTGAAGGCATAATTGCAATGCGGTGTATTTAGCTCAACCACTAGAAAATATGCTGAGTAGATGGGCTGTAAACACATATAGAAGCGCTTACAGTGTATAGTActataaggcagacttcacaagcataaaagtagcgatCTGGTGGACTAGTAGATTTGAAAGAAGAGtaaacaaaatagcagacagcaagctacaagagggcagagagagaggcctacttatagtagtagagCCTATACTCTCTGTAAGTGAAAGTAAAGGCAAGTAAAGGAAGGTTTTACTAAGGTTGATAGAacctgctagtaggttgtgacacatactagtaggttaccatcttaccttagtagaagtcctaacaaGTACAAATGGAAATGAACATCCAGGGCTTTAGTCTGTTCTCAGGAGGGGTAAAATTTGGGGCAATCAGTAAGCTCGCCATGCTTGACAATCGCAAGCCGCTCCCTAGCTAACAACGTCTGTTATCTCGTGGGGGTTGGACAGTGCGCCATTGTTACCAACTACCTTAACGAAAAAGTATCGCCAAAAAGATCATTATCAACTTGATCTTCTCGCAGAGTGCAGCATTTTACTGCTCTAAGCTGTCTATTGTGCGTTGTATTGGAAGGTGGTTTCCAGAGGTGCCTTTTACTAGATAAGGCTAGCTTGTTTACCAAGTCTGTACGCGTAATGCACCGATTTGCGTGTCGCACACCAACACCAAAACGAGTTAAAACTAAGTAAGGTTAAAAAGCCACCTTCTACAGCTTACATCATTACATTTTCTAATGTAATATAAGTTAATTGCTTATTAAAAAGATATACTACCATGTCTGTATACgcaataactagatttacacaacaactaaaAACTACCTTAACGCTTTTAAATAGATAAGTGTAAAGCACTGGTCTTATAGAGAGGTTATACTCTAACTTACACCTAACTTCTTAAAGGTATAAAGGCATATAAAGAATTAGTCTTagtgttagataatatacttaatatgcaaagataataataaaggtagttaattaataattatctgtttaGATGGCTAATTTTAtatgtgtgtgccgctagcccctaattTAGCCAAGGTTAACCCCAGCTTAGTTCAGTAAGGTTGGTTATCtgacacacccccttagctttaaggctcTATTAAAGCTGGACACATTTGgctcttattgtacctctaggttagttagcttttagttaagtaattctatctagatgttagctggctttctttgtttagtatgtttctctagtcctagctgccttagaaaggttaactacttgcttatagttagagcctttgtaagtctgtaagctaatatcttagtagataggacataggtcactgttatagtgcctttatttgccttttattatagctagtagttataaatgtctatatattgtagtttagtttatagtttagagacttccttattaattaattagatagtgcaggtattattatattaaatagtaattgttaattataagaggtttctgctaagttctaataatagttgtaagataaagatagcttccttagctacctatGCTAGGGTaggtagctctgctttagttattaatgtagtaactatgtcttgtttattagctctctaggtaataagtcctctgtatagtttaatagtatatccttagaagctcttcctgttaagagtattattagcaaataatgtattactagcgactactaggtgcttaccgcctctaaaggtaagagataggtcttgtgttccttataggtataatagtacttaatctgctacg of Ascochyta rabiei chromosome 7, complete sequence contains these proteins:
- a CDS encoding Salicylate 1-monooxygenase, which translates into the protein MPLKVIVVGAGLGGLATAIALTRAGHDVDVFEKSSFHNEVGAAIHLAPNATRVLKSWDCDLESMDPSPCNHISLWKASGEFVTVAAVTKDLQAKLDIKDEWLLVHRVDLHNKLRELAEKGFEARKPRLHLSCGVSSVDVQSGKVKLYDGREFQADLIIGADGVHSKTVREVQPESQKRVSTGQNCFRFLVPTEKAMRNPLTKSLIDRVGLESLNTFATEDCRIILYPCRSGKLLNLAAIYRGGDEEVEESSWLNSGSKSNLLEVVKGFSPELQELCNLAEDVKLWSLASRDPPTVFHRGRLGLIGDAAHPTLPHQGQGGAQAFEDAAALGALFTADTKPEQIEEKLRLYNEIRYKQSVTILFMSRVADGERKLVMDELHRFVPDAELPENMWLFAWNSYPARAAEKALSLVEAH